One Candidatus Cardinium hertigii DNA window includes the following coding sequences:
- a CDS encoding sodium:solute symporter family protein, with translation MFDSSFCVWIISRLAVRIRPFMKHLSMAETIGHVYGKYPRIITAISSICRSIISLSIQIVVISKTISICVGPVDSGEITILATLILITYSAFGGIRSVTFTDVLQFLTFSMIIPLLAWFLFIKIGIPISEVISFLQRQEKFQLRTVLHFDTKLAAMVSLVLSGIVYYIKPTTIQRLYMASDPLQAQKVFSYGSIFSVLIEGCIILVGLFIFVETPDLPKEKIWPYIMHNIPSTFKGFFSISLLAMSMSTADSYLNSCAIMVSHDIVGSVQGIKKTSYIYQIRIARLTTIVIGLCAMCVAFWCRDLLKLMFLAIDFSIPVVTAPFILSVFGFRGTSRTALIGMATGTLAILVWSKWVEPLDPSIGIDGAFPSMLANGLAMLAAHYLLPQPAGTGWVPPDKTYQQWQQEKERIKRRNKQERAIFFTKENLAKLKPKAITTVFVGVYLIITSLVSSCYYNGQTKAVWVSIPFCMLGVAYIGYVAFFANKIPDWAIGF, from the coding sequence ATTTTCGATAGCAGTTTTTGCGTTTGGATTATTAGTCGATTAGCAGTACGTATAAGACCATTTATGAAACACCTCTCTATGGCAGAGACCATAGGGCATGTATATGGTAAGTATCCAAGGATTATTACTGCTATATCCAGTATTTGTCGATCCATTATTAGTCTTTCTATCCAAATTGTTGTAATATCTAAAACAATTAGTATCTGTGTAGGACCAGTTGACTCCGGAGAAATTACAATCCTCGCTACCTTAATTCTTATTACTTATTCTGCTTTTGGGGGTATTCGTTCGGTTACTTTTACAGATGTACTGCAGTTTTTAACTTTTTCCATGATTATTCCTCTTTTAGCTTGGTTTCTTTTTATAAAAATAGGGATCCCAATCTCAGAAGTTATTTCTTTTTTACAAAGACAGGAAAAATTCCAGCTTAGAACTGTATTGCATTTTGATACTAAGCTAGCAGCTATGGTTTCACTGGTTTTATCTGGTATAGTGTATTATATAAAACCTACAACTATCCAGAGATTGTATATGGCTTCGGACCCACTTCAGGCCCAAAAAGTTTTCTCATATGGTAGTATTTTTAGTGTTCTTATAGAGGGTTGTATTATTCTAGTAGGTCTGTTTATTTTTGTTGAAACACCTGATTTACCAAAAGAAAAGATTTGGCCCTATATAATGCACAATATCCCCTCTACTTTTAAAGGTTTTTTTTCCATTAGTTTGCTAGCTATGTCTATGTCTACAGCTGATTCGTACTTAAATTCTTGTGCCATTATGGTTAGTCATGATATTGTGGGAAGTGTCCAAGGGATAAAAAAAACTTCCTATATCTATCAAATACGGATAGCTAGGCTGACTACTATAGTAATTGGCCTGTGTGCTATGTGTGTAGCTTTTTGGTGCAGGGATTTATTGAAATTAATGTTTCTAGCTATTGACTTTTCAATACCCGTAGTAACTGCTCCTTTTATATTATCGGTTTTTGGTTTTCGAGGTACTTCTCGTACAGCGTTAATTGGTATGGCTACAGGTACACTAGCCATTTTAGTTTGGAGCAAATGGGTTGAACCACTTGATCCAAGTATAGGTATAGATGGTGCTTTTCCTTCCATGCTAGCCAACGGATTAGCCATGTTAGCCGCCCACTACCTATTGCCGCAACCAGCAGGAACCGGCTGGGTACCTCCTGATAAAACGTACCAACAATGGCAACAAGAAAAGGAAAGAATCAAAAGGCGTAATAAACAAGAACGTGCCATTTTTTTTACAAAAGAAAACTTAGCCAAGCTGAAACCCAAGGCCATTACAACTGTATTTGTAGGGGTTTATCTTATTATAACTAGCTTAGTTAGCAGCTGTTATTACAACGGGCAAACAAAGGCAGTATGGGTATCTATTCCCTTTTGTATGCTAGGGGTTGCTTA